The Phaseolus vulgaris cultivar G19833 chromosome 5, P. vulgaris v2.0, whole genome shotgun sequence genomic interval CCAGGCAGAGTATGAAGCCCTCATAGTCGGGATGCTCTTagctaaagagatgggagcgCGGAGCTTATTGGCAAAGAGCGATTCCCTTTTAGTCACAGGTCAGGTGACCGAGGAGTATCAAGCCAAAGATCCGCAGATGGTCGCATACTTGGGGTACATCCAGATTCTAAAGGGATCGTTCGCAGTGTTTGAGCTGGtgcacgtcccgagggagcagaatgcccgagctgacttgctagccaagcttgcCAGTTCGAGCaagggggaaggcagaggacggtcATACAGGAAACCCTCAAGGCACTGCGAACTTTTATTTCTGATAACATGGCAGGCGTTCATCAGGCCAGTGCTGCTAGAGAAGGGGCAAGGAGTCATCGGTCGATGGCTCGGGAGACGTTGAGAATGCCCAGTGTAAGCGCTTACCCGGTTTTGGAGGGGGAGTCAATGCAGATATGCACCGTTGAGGAAGGGGACACATGGATGACACACTATAGGCGCTATCTGGCCGATGGGATACTTCCGTTGGAGTCCGCGGAAGCcaagaagataaagaggaaCTCCGCCAAATACACCCTCGTCGACGGGGAGTTgttcaggcatgggttcacCCATCTGATTTTGGTGTGTATGAGCGGAGACCGATGTACACGAATAATGGCAGAACTCCACGAGGGGATTTGTGGTAGCCATGTGGGAGGGCGGTCCTTGGTGTCGAAGGTcgtccgtgcaggttattattggccGACAATTGCACGAGGCATGCCCAACGGTGTAAACAGTGTCAATAGCACACCGACTGACACAAGACGCCGCCAGAAGAGCTaaggtcgatttacagcccgtggccgtttcacacgtggggaatcgacattctgggccCTTTCCTTTGGCggtaaggcagatgaagtaccttgtAGTGGCCatagagtacttcacgaagtggatagaggctaAGCCAGTAGCGCAAATCACAGCTCATAAGATCCAAcacttcgtatggaagaatatagTGTGTCGTTTTGGCGTGCCGAGGCATTtagtttccgacaatggcacatagtttgcaagccaacaacTGGGCAAGCTATGCGCAGAGGTGGGGATAAAACAGATGTTCacatcggttgaacacccccaaaCAAATGAGCAGGTTGAGTCTGCCAACAGAGTTCTACTCAGGGGTCTGAAGAAGGCTAAAGGAACCTAGGCAGAAAAGGTTCCTAGGATAGTGTGGACCTACCACACCACGACTCAGTCCACCACCAGAGAGACACCGTTCAACTTGGTGTACGGGTCTGACACAATGATTCCGatagagattcaggagagctcgtcACGTTTTCAGAGTTTCGTGGCTGAGGAGTCTAACaaggagagaaaggtgaatttggatctgctggatgaggtcagggaggaggcgaggatCAAAGCTGAAGAtttaaagagaagggtggagcacAAGCACAGTTCCAAGCTAAGGCCTAGATAGTTCTAGGTCGTTGACCTGGTAATGCGAACAAGTTATCCCCACCCATATCAGTTAGAGAACAAGCTATCCCCCAAATGTACTGGCCCTTTTAGGGTGATAGGTTTAAGACTTTGGAGGGAGGCGCAATTCCTCGTACATGGAATGCGGctaatctcaagttttattttagttgaactctagcattgtacacagtttaaggggacgctctttttccctttttaagggtattttaacgaggtcacccaataaaattaTGATTGAAGTATACATATTCTCAAATTTTTTGTACAATGCAGGGGCGAACCTgtcgccttggtgtttagacacctcgagagggagtgATAGCTTCCGCTTAGGACGCCTCCCCCTCGAGCGTGAGCGCCAAGTGCGAACAGCAGGGTTCGGTCAGTGACGAGCCTgtcgccttggtgtttagacacctcgagagggagtggcAGCTTCCGCTTAGGACGCCTCCCCCTCGAGCGTGGGCGCCAAGTGCGAACAACAGGGTTCGACCAGTGACGAACCTGTCGctttggtgtttagacacctcgagagggagtggcTTCGCTTAGGATGCCTTCCCCTCGAGCGTGGACGCCAAGTGCGAACAACAGGGTTCGACCAGTGATGAACCTGtcgtcttggtgtttagacacctcgagagggagtggcAGCTTTCGCTTAGGACGCCTGCCCCTCGAGCGTGGGCGCCAAGTGCGAACAACAGGGTTCAACCAGCAATGAACCTGTCGTTTtagtgtttagacacctcgaaaGGGAGTGGCAGCTTCCGCTTAGGACGCCTTCCCCTCGAGGGTGGACGCCAAGTGCGAACAGCAAGGTTCGGCCAGTTAAGTCCTCCTTTGCCTTTGAGCAAAGACGAGGTCGGTGACGCGTCTTGTGGCTAGAGACCTTGAGAGGGAGGGGCAGTTCCCACGTAGGACGCCCCCTCCCAAACGCGAACGCCAAGGCTCAGCGAAAGGATTCCCAATTAAGTCCTCTACTGCCTTGGGGGCGAAGATGAGACCGGTTGGTGGATCCTCCCTAATCGCAAAGTATGGGTAAGTATCAGCAAAGGAGTTTCCCTTGTCTAAGCAAAAGTTAAGGCAAGACTAGTTGAAGGTTCACTCATGCTCACATCCATCACGGGTTGCTAAGCAGTTAAGACAGAGGGCGAGAAAGCGTGCTACCTAGAGTTCGAAGTTTTAAAGTTTGTCAAGGACTTAAAGGTGTTAGCATCATAACGTTGTTGGTAAGAGCGTCAAGTCAAAGACGCAGTTATTGGCAAACAAAGATAAATAAAGCAAGTAAAGAAAGGTGCGagttatattaaataaatgtttCGGAGGACATAGTTTCAAAGCCAAAGTTACACAAGTTCCTTTTGAGGGCGCCTTGGCACGATCTGCCTATCCACAATGTGGTTCGACGTTGCGAAGGAGGAGACATCTATCTCGAGATGCTTGCAAGTAACCCGAGCGAGAGCGTCCTCGAACCCTACTGCATAGGCATTGGTGGCATCGTCAATGAGCTCCGCTTTGGCTTTCCCGAAGGCTTCAGCTTGAGTGGTCAGTTCTGCCTTGACCCTCTCAAGGGCTTCAGTTTGTGCGGTAAGCTCAACCTCTACTTTCCCGAGCTGCACCTCCCGATCCGTGGCCCACTCTTCAAGTTTGACCATCCTAGCTTTGTTGGCCATGGTTTCCTCCTCAAGTTCCACCACCTGGGTACGTAGTGGCACAACCTTGGCCAATAGAGTGGTGTACTCTTGGCCCTTGTCGAAGAGCTTCTTGTTGGCCTCCAGCTCAGCCTGGTGAAGGGCGTTTACTTCCTGATGTAGCGCAGTCTCACGGTTGGAGAAAACCTAAGCCTGTTGGGCCAGTTGCTCCTTCGCCAGAGCCAGTTCTTCAGCCAAAGCCATCTGCTCCTTTGCTTTTGACTCCACCTCGTGGAAAAAGGCGTCAAATTGGGAAAGGAATTCTCCAAGGCTGAGAGCCAAGCTCTCCCGCACAGCCTTTCCGCTTGAGCTTCCCATGGCCCCTCTCTGGTAGCCCTTGAGGATTTGTTGAAGGACCAGGGGAAGTTCAGGAGCAGGGGCTAGTTCAAGTACGCTCTCACCGCCACCCTCGAGTGCAAGGAGGCCTTGGGAGGATGAGGCGCTCGGTGGAGCAGAAAGCGCTGAGGCACTTACGTCAGCAACAACATCTTGACGAAGGGCCAAGACCTCAGCAAGTCTTGCTTGCTTCTCCTCGTTCAGCACCATGCCTGCATTAAAACAAAAGGGGATGAGAATTTGGCAAGGTTACCAAGAGGCAGGAAGTTAGCACATGCATAAGTATGAGATAACATACAAGCAAGGTAGTAAAGAGATAAAGGGGGGTCAGAAGCAAGGCTCTATACCAATGTAGCCCGCGAGACTAGATGGGTTGTACTCATGCTTGATGAGCTCGACTGTGCTGAAGACCACCCCAAGGCTAGCCAGCACTTGGCACACCTCGCGATCAGCAGAGGATAACTCATCAAGGGTCTTGGCTTTTTTAAGGGTTAACTTCCCCACCCAATACAGAGGAAACCCGTCCAACAGGGTGCTGTCGTGCCCAGAGCAGcacaccttgaagaatttccttTTGAAACCCTTGTAAGATTGTTGAAATAAGGTGAGGATGACTCTCCCTGTCACCCTGCTGAAGCTCACCCAGAGGTTCTTCCCAGGGTTCTTGGCTTCGAAATAATGAAGGAAGACGTCCACAGATGGTGGATGGCCGAAATGGTTGCAAAGGATGGAGAAAGCCCTCACAAAGGCCCAACTAttgggatgcagctgggcaggggcaACGTTCACTTCAGtgagcagctccctctcgaagctaGTGAAGGGGAGGTGCTGCCTAATGCGTTTGAAAACAGTttggtagaagaagaagaaagactCTCCATCATTGGCACGGTTGTCCGTGCACACGGGTTCACCCTCTGCACAGGGACGAACTGAGACGTACGCGTCACTCTCTCTCCCAAACGCCCTACCCAGGAACTCGAGCTCGCTATGCAGGTGTGCCCTCCAATCCGCAATCGATGTAagggtggaggtttcagcgaggAGTTCATCGGATACCCCAGGGTACATTTCTCTGTAGTTGACATTGGGTGGAGGGTTGGAGGTAGTCTTCGTTCGTGCCATGATGAAGGAAGCTAAAAAAGCAAGGAGAGAAGAAGGTAAGGGTCCAGCAAGGGGGGCTACGGtgtaaaaaggaagaaaaacccTACGCTCGCAGAAAAcccagaaaaacagaggaacgAAGAGTAAATGCAGAGGAAAACCTAAACGTGGAAGTTTAAACAAGCCCAAGCAGTTATCAATGCGCGAAATCAGAAATAAAGAGCAATCAAtggagaaaaatcatacctttgattgTTGATGAGCGAAAGTTTGGGTTTTTGCGAAGGTAGGAAACCAGAGTGttcgaagaagaagatgaaaagtgCAATAGAAGTTACAAATGATGGAACAGTGCATGAAGCATGCACTTTGAAATACTTAACGTAAACTGGGAAAGCGCAAGCGACGGTAAGTCCCAGCCGTTGGATTAAGACACGTGTGCACATATTAAGAAAGGTACAGGAAAGTGTCATTTCGAGACACTATGCACGTCCTGTCACAGGAAACCACGTAGGTCGGCAGGGCGAgaacttagtctcttcgctaaACAAGTtgacagctcgagactggggggcttgtgtgcCGGACGGTCCTCGGACCTCGACATTGACCGCATTTACGGTGGGGCCCCGAATGCTGGGTCCACTAGGAGGCTGGGAGGATAGGTCAACATCTCGCGAAACACACGAGTGAGGGTAGCCGAGGAGGGGGCGGCGTTGAGGTGAAAAGGGTGGTTTCCAAGACACACTCCAGTCATCAGTAAGGGAGAGACCTAAATCACGGGGGGTCCATGCATGGAGTGTGGGCGGCAGGGTAGGGTGCGACACAATCAAAGAgctgttgaatcaagtgtgttcaagctttgaaaaatccaaaccctttgaaggttgatggaaggctggatgtgcttgttgttgctgagctatgttagaataggatctggggtagattatctgtgttaaatccactcttgattgaattcaaagcttaagcattctcaaaccttttaattgaaagtgtttttcaaactaagtgaaaaacaacttgttgttttgtcgaaacaaccgattgttttatacttaggtgtttttataaaggttgaaaactgtttttgatggttgacttgctgtcaaaccaaaacaaccgattgattcgagcattcagccgattgtttgttttggaccataacagaaaactgttttgtgctttgactgagctttaaatgatattataactgaatacactccagttttaaatgctttgaccagtctttgaatgcaataaatagtttgttcagattttgtaacaaacaagaacttatttttaatcaaagaaaaacagatttgagtttttcactgattttccttttgaagagttggagattgctttgagattgctttgatcaagagagtgtgatataggattttcatcttgtattgatttcaaatcttttttgtaacaagtgtaatccttctgtacattgaagaaactctgtgtgtgaagctgagaagtgttgtgtgttcttgaggttgtcaagatcaacattcttagttgtgtttgtgctgagccaaaggaagtgtgtgtcttgaggggatcaaggtcacttctttggtggtgttgtaagtaatctagggttgattgcttagtggattccgcagtggtttctgggaagactggatgtagctcttggtttaagagtgaaccagtataactccGTGTGTACAATCTctatctctctatcccttgaactctttaaattcagtttatatttgtgaactagtataaacaaccgattgtttttatggtgctgtgctaaattgctttgtgtttttggcaaactgatttcttaatcaagttttctcgaagtaatttcattctagacttaaaagtttgcaaaaaccctctttaaaccattcacccccccccccctctagtttaaaaccatacattctaacaagaGCCACTGGGAAAGAGACGACCTGTGAGGGTCACATTCTAGGGTGATTTGCATGCATGGTACGTGAGCAGCTAGGGCACTCCTAGGGCGGATGATCCCAGagattgggtgcatgagttggcacccaagcaGTCATCCCGCGCCAACTGCACTTTGGAAAGGGAGTCTTATGCACTAAAGGCCCTCAGAGCGGGTGTTAGTGACGCTAAGGCATACCTACAGTAAGGCTAGTTACAGTTAGCGAAAGTGGCAAAAACactagagtatataaagggtaacAACCAACGTAATAAGGTACGCATTTCTAATGCAAGTAACACACAGAGAGAATACACACACACAAAGCTCTTAGAGTTAagagttttttggtgtttctttgcccgagagtttgacttgagcgtcagagtttAAACGCctgcgagggcgccctttgtctcttTGTTTCAGGTGATTCTGTCGGAGGTAAGGCACGTAGAGACGAAGGGATTCTTGATCGCAAGGGTGTCTTAAGTGCACAAAGACATttaggtcaaccggcgggaacaatatggttcttagtgagcctccctcttgcatGAGAACGCCAAGGTCAAGACAGTAAGGTTCCCAGATAAAATCCTCCTTTGCCTCTATACGACAAAGGAAGGTCAgtaagtgaacctctcccttggattagaaacaccaagactgGGAATAGTACggttcttagtgagcctccctcttgcgtgggaacgccaaggtcgagaagaGTATGGTTCCCAGATTAAAATCCTCCCCTGCCTCTATACGGCAAGGACGAGGTCAATAGGCAAACATCTCCtttgggttagaaacaccaagattgGAAATAGTATGGTTCTGAGTGAGCCCCCCTCTTGCGTGAGAACGCTAAGGCTCATAATAGAATAGTTACCAGTTAAATCATCCCTTACCTCTATACAGCTAGGACGAGGTCAGTAAAGGAGAACCTCTTCCTTGTCTTGTAAGGCAAGGTCAGTATGGTTCCCAGTTATATGTCTCCCTTACCCCTATGTGGAAAGGTCGAGACCAGCTAAGTGAGTCTCTCCCTTGTCTTGTAAGACAAGGCCGAAAATAGTGAGGAGTGTAGGGGTTTTGAGGGGTTTAACGTATACGAAGAAGCGCAAGCGGCAACGAGCCTTAACCGTTGATCCTGCCACGTGTATGCTGATTAAAAAAGTATGGTGAAACGTCACTTCAGTGCCCTGTTCACGTCCCGTCACCCTAGCATCACGTAGGTCGTCGTGGGTGATCACTTAACCTCTttgctgaaacaagttacagctcgagcctggggggcttgtgtactggccAAACCTCGGACATCGACTGAAGAGATCGGCATCAGACATCAGTCATATTAATGGGTCACGTAGGTAGCCCCCAGAAATACTAATGAGTTATTATCCATACAAGAGAGGgacctaagtcacgagaggattcatgcatgtggtgtgaaTAGCACGTTCAGGTCTAGCAGAAGTAAATAACCCTTGGAGACgctaaggcccgttagggtgagggtttccaagggtagactgcatgcatgacacgtgaatacttagggcacctaTAGAGCAGATGGCCCCGCagcgctggtacatgagttggtaccctaggAGTCGTGCTATTAGAGATTTTGCACTCCAAAAGAGTCAAGTCTTGTGACGCGGCTGTGCTAAGCTTGTGCAACGGGTCACATAATGCCTCAcagtaaccctaattccactaAAGGAAAGATACTCGTGGGAGAGGGAGTTGACCTAGATACAACATAAAGGGTGGTAAAAACCCTAGAAAAGGTacgtcgtttctaagactgaaactgctcTACATACTTTACTGTTTCTTAGCAtagtactgacttgattgtcagagtgcaatcaacaggtaggaccCCCATCTATTTCAACGGAGTCACTCTTAGCTATCCAAAAAGACAGCTGAAACCACTAGAAAATAGAAGGAACCACCATCTGTCTTCGAAGTCAACAACGACTaagtcaaccgacgagaacaaaTCTTATAAACATGTACCACACCTGAAAATCTTAACTTTACTGTTAGACTAGAAAAATATTGTTAAGCCTATTTTGAGCTTAATTCGAAATCTTGAAATTTAAATGAACCTATTTGAATATAACGGGCTAACTAATCATTTATCTAgttaaatcattatttttttctagttaaccccaaatttttattatttaaatattaaatatatgagaTTGCAGTGCAGTTCTTAAAACATTTGTTGCGTTAAAACATAGAAATTTTACCTTGGAAGTGTTAAACCCTTTGGCATTGTGGAATTTGAAGGATAACACAATTCttatttatctattattttatcttcttcttcttcttcttcttcactctgAGACTCCGAGTGAGTGTGTATGAGTTGGGGTAGCCATGGGGAGTTCACGAGAGCGATTGGTGAAGGCGGTGAAAAAGTTCGTGGATGTTCGGTACAAGGTTTTCAGCAATCGTTACGGTCCAACCATCATCGACATATTGGACTTCCCAATTAAGGTTGTCTTGTCTCCCTTCACTCTCGCCTTCGACATTGCCGGCTCTGCGCCTCGCGGCTTCGGCGTCCCCGAACTCATCTCCAAGCTCTCTGCCACTTCCGTCTTCGTCAGTCTCTTTCCCTTTTCCCTATGCAATTTTCTTCTCTCTCACTTTTTCTCGCTATTTATCTATTGTTTTGTACAATATGATTCCCTAATTTCTGGAGGAAGTGATGATTACTGGTAGCCGGATTGCCTCTGTAGAGATACTTGTAGAAGGCACATGTGGTCTTGAAAACTATTATTTTCACTATCCTGCATTTATGTAGTTATATAGATATAGACAGGAAAGTAATTGCTGTTGTTTTTCcagtttctgaaaaaaaaaagttagaatgAAGAAGCTGAAAACAATGTAATATTTTGGTAATGATTAGTGAAATTGAAAATGAATAAGAAAGGAATTATGTTAAACCAAATAAGTATTTTTGGAAGccattttactttttaaattttttatcatttggATTATTGATGGGAGTTGTATTCTCTGGAAATTTTATCTTGTTAGTTCTAggttcaatttttgttttatttttataatgataGATGTTGCTTCATGGCTTGGTTGTAGGCTATAGCTGCTCTTGGAACTTATGACATTGCATTTGAGCTGGGGAGGAAGGTGCTATGTCAAAGGTGCTGTTTGTATTCCTTGATTGTGGTTTTGTTGTGTCACTTGAATACA includes:
- the LOC137833981 gene encoding uncharacterized protein — encoded protein: MTDLPIRKVLQKSNVAGRMVRWAVELSEFDVQYEPRGPIKGQQGSGVGVILEGPNGLLIEQALRFAFKANNNQAEYEALIVGMLLAKEMGARSLLAKSDSLLVTGQVTEEYQAKDPQMVAYLGYIQILKGSFAVFELVHVPREQNARADLLAKLASVHQASAAREGARSHRSMARETLRMPSVSAYPVLEGESMQICTVEEGDTWMTHYRRYLADGILPLESAEAKKIKRNSAKYTLVDGELFRHGFTHLILVCMSGDRCTRIMAELHEGICGSHVGGRSLVSKVVRAEIQESSSRFQSFVAEESNKERKVNLDLLDEVREEARIKAEDLKRRVEHKHSSKLRPR